Genomic window (Thermococcus sp. 21S7):
TCATCGGTTCGTCCACTGGGATGATGGAAAGGCTCCTTGGGCACAGAAGTCCACTCTATGGTCGCAGAACCATGCAGCTCGACGTGACACCCCTAAGATACTGGCACGTTCCGGAGTTTCTTCCCGCTTATTCCCCAGAGAATTGGATGAGGGTTTACGGCGTTGCCGATGGGATACCTCTGTACCTGAACCAGTTCGATGGAAACTCTTCCTTCTGGGAAAACGTTGAGAGGCTCTTCCTTCGGAAGGAAAGCCCGCTCTACACTGAGGCCGAATTCCTGCTGAGACAGGAATTCCGGGAACCCGCGCGCTACTTCTCGATACTCAAAGCCATAGCCTTCGGAAAGACCAAGTTCGGCGACATCGTGAGCTTCACGGGCTTCGACAGGGGTACTGTCTCGCGCTACCTCGACAACCTCGCGAGGATTCGCGTGATCAGAAAGGTTTACCCTGCCTTTGAACCGGAGACGAGAAGGAACACGCGCTACGAGTTTGCCGACAACTACTTCCGTTTCTGGTTCCGCTTCGTCTATCCGGACAGGGAAAGAATCGAACGGGAGTTTTACGGTGATGTTTTGGAGCGCGTCAGGCAGGATTTTGACCACTACATGGGTCCAGTCTTTGAAAAGACTGCCTCGGATTTCCTGTGGAAAAAGTTTGCCTTTGAGAAGGGGGGTAGATGGTGGCGAAAGGGTGAGGAGATCGACTTCGTCGGCCTGAAGGACGAAACCGCGTACTTCTTCGAGGTCAAATGGGGCGGCCTGAGTTGCCGGGAGGCAGCTGAGGTTCTCAAAAGACTCAAAAAGAAGGCAGGAAACGTAAAAACCGGAGTGGAAATGAATAGATTCGGCCTCGTTGCCAGGAGCGTTGAGGGCAGGGAGGAATTTGAGGAGGAAGGCTTCATCATCTTTGAGCTTGGCGATCTCTTTATGGGGGCCCGGTAAGGAGGGCCTTCCAATCCTTCAATCGAC
Coding sequences:
- a CDS encoding ATP-binding protein, with amino-acid sequence MMQQFIDRRSELEALERAFKGDKAELIVIYGRRRVGKTALILKAVEGFHHLYFLADERSENENLAEFRKKVAGFLGDDLIARSNLGWLELFQLLAERGDGVVVIDELPYLVEANPAFHSLLQKAWDLHLQNSKIKLVLIGSSTGMMERLLGHRSPLYGRRTMQLDVTPLRYWHVPEFLPAYSPENWMRVYGVADGIPLYLNQFDGNSSFWENVERLFLRKESPLYTEAEFLLRQEFREPARYFSILKAIAFGKTKFGDIVSFTGFDRGTVSRYLDNLARIRVIRKVYPAFEPETRRNTRYEFADNYFRFWFRFVYPDRERIEREFYGDVLERVRQDFDHYMGPVFEKTASDFLWKKFAFEKGGRWWRKGEEIDFVGLKDETAYFFEVKWGGLSCREAAEVLKRLKKKAGNVKTGVEMNRFGLVARSVEGREEFEEEGFIIFELGDLFMGAR